The proteins below come from a single Orcinus orca chromosome 6, mOrcOrc1.1, whole genome shotgun sequence genomic window:
- the SLC34A3 gene encoding sodium-dependent phosphate transport protein 2C isoform X15, whose translation MPSSLTCAQDPPATLDTVGLVDQRLGNAGTSGSAPILEDGDVDPWALPQLKDTGQSWKELSTAGRVLQGAAGFLKACGLLGSLYLFICSLDILSSAFQLLGSKVAGDIFKDNVVLSNPVAGLVIGVLGTVLVQSSSTSSSIVVSMVASKLLTVRASVPVIMGVNVGTSVTSTLVSMAQSGDRDAFRRLQGTAAPVRRPLGAPALRGTALPPRSSFPAATCSRAQRSRTWPWASSCWLPPCSCSVHASPSSSSCSAPLCGAAWARPLPLPIRLAQRLSGHPRGGRPDLRAPEQQRLHCSRRAAHGGPGDQPGAGVPPLPGLQHRHHHHGPAGCPGQPFGYADQRRPGRPHPLLLQPGWHPVVVRGARPPAAHPTGQALWGPDCPLPLGGRRLPAAQLLAAAAGRLRALPGGEYSAGCSWGAPACAGTPHHPGRHPAAAPASLAAPPPALLGLAAPVAPFSGALGPPGEPLLPLQGLQPPSGCGQGGPLL comes from the exons ATGCCGAGTTCCCTCACCTGCGCCCAGGACCCTCCTGCCACTCTGGACACAGTTGGCCTGGTGGACCAGAGGCTGGGAAATGCAG GGACCTCCGGTTCTGCCCCCATCTTGGAAGACGGGGATGTGGACCCCTGGGCCCTCCCTCAGCTAAAGGACACTGGCCAGTCCTGGAAAG AGCTCAGCACGGCCGGCAGGGTGCTCCAGGGGGCTGCTGGCTTCCTCAAGGCCTGTGGGCTCCTGGGCAGCCTCTACCTCTTCATCTGCTCCCTGGACATCCTCAGCTCTGCCTTCCAGCTGCTAGGCA GCAAGGTAGCTGGAGACATCTTCAAGGACAACGTGGTGCTGTCCAACCCTGTGGCTGGACTGGTCATCGGCGTGCTGGGCACGGTCCTCGTGCAGAGCTCCAGCACGTCCTCCTCCATCGTGGTCAGCATGGTGGCCTCCAAGC TGCTGACTGTGCGGGCATCTGTGCCCGTCATCATGGGCGTCAACGTGGGCACATCCGTCACCAGCACCCTGGTCTCGATGGCACAGTCGGGGGACCGGGACGCGTTTCGGAG ACTGCAGGGAACAGCAGCACCTGTGCGGCGGCCACTGGGGGCCCCTGCCCTGCGAGGAACAGCTCTGCCGCCGAGGAGCAGCTTCCCT GCCGCCACCTGTTCGAGGGCACAGCGCTCGCGGACCTGGCCGTGGGCTTCATCCTGTtggctgcctccctgctcgtGCTCTGTGCATGCCTCGCCCTCATCGTCAAGCTGCTCAGCTCCACTCTGCGGGGCCGCGTGGGCCAGGCC ACTTCCCCTCCCCATTCGGCTGGCTCAGCGGCTATCTGGCCATCCTCGTGGGGGCCGGCCTGACCTTCGCGCTCCAGAGCAGCAGCGTCTTCACTGCAGCCGTCGTGCCGCTCATGG GGGTCCGGGTGATCAGCCTGGAGCGGGCGTACCCCCTCTTCCTGGGCTCCAACATCGGCACCACCACCACGGCCCTGCTGGCTGCCCTGGCCAGCCCTTCGGATATGCTGATCAGCGCCGTCCAG gtcGCCCTCATCCACTTCTTCTTCAACCTGGCTGGCATCCTGTTGTGGTACGTGGTGCCCGTCCTCCGGCTGCCCATCCCACTGGCCAAGCGCTTTGGGGACCTGACTGCCCGCTACCGCTGGGTGGCCGTCGCCTACCTGCTGCTCAGCTTCTTGCTGCTGCCGCTGGCCGCCTGCGGGCTCTCCCTGGCGGGGAGTACAGTGCTGGCTGCAGTTGGGGGGCCCCTGCTTGTGCTGGTACTCCTCATCATCCTGGTCGCCATCCTGCAGCGGCACCGGCCAGCCTGGCTGCCCCGCCGCCTGCGCTCCTGGGCCTGGCTGCCCCTGTGGCTCCGTTCTCTGGAGCCCTGGGACCGCCTGGTGAGCCGCTGCTGCCCCTGCAAGGCCTGCAGCCCCCCTCAGGCTGCGGCCAAGGAGGCCCACTGCTATGA